The genomic region GCAACGTGGGAGACCGCATTTTGAAGGCGTTGGAGCGGGTTGTGAACATGCTTTGAGATAACATAATATACAGCAATATAGTATAAGACGAATAAAGAAAATCCAAGGGCTAGCACAATGTATGATGTGTGGTGTGCTTCTTCCTCGATCAGTTCTTTTGGATAGACCATGGTAAGCCACCAATCAGGTCCAGGCAGAAATGAGGTGAGGAGATAGCTTTTTCCTATTGTATCATCAATAATTGTTACTTCACTTTGTGATGTTGTATTGTTGTCATGAATGAGTTTGTACATACGGATAATATCTTGATTATTTATTTTATCTAATGAGAGCTGCCCTTTTAACTTGAGTTCATTGTTCAAAGCGCCAGGGTGGGCGATGAGAAATCCGTCGTCACTGACGATGAAATTATACGCTCCTTCAGGGGGGTTTGCATCGAGCCTGTTCATGATGGACTTCAATAGGACATCCATACTGGGGTTGATGAGGTGCCTTCCGTTGTAGTCGACAGGGACTTCATAGGTAATGGTCCATTGCTCGGCGGTTTCATCGTAGTAGAGTCCCGTCCAGATGGATTTGCGCTCAGGATTGGTTGACTGCAACGTCGCCTTGATCGTCCCAAGTTCATTCATAGGTAAATCCGGTTTGGCATTGAGGCCCCACGGGTCATCGGGGTAAAAGGTAACAATGGCATTTTCAGGAAACGTTACGTGGAGGACGCCTTCCGATCTCCATGCGGGACCATATCGGTTGACGAGAATATATGAAATAAGAATGCGCCGTTGAAAGTCCTCCGAATCAACACGTTGGTTGTTGCCGATAAAACTTGAGAGTCCCCACTGTCGACCAAACACGGTATCGAACTTCTCGTCAAAAAATGATCGCTTCATGCGCGTCGCGCCATCTTTATCGACAAAGTAGAGTTTCCCAAAATCTTCTTCTGTAAATGATATGTCCGATAAATATATATTCAGGAATTCTTCACGAAAAAAGTCCAAGTGCTTTCGAGCTGCATTAAATATCTGATTCTCTTGTTGGCTACGTTCTTCCATGTATTGACGGAGGTAGGTGAGTCGGTTGTTTTTACTTTGATTAAATACTTGATAATAGCAAATGATAGTTGCAATAGAGACAATCACCATTCCAAAAAGAAGGACTTTACTGAGTATTTGCCGACTGAGGCGATGCGGTGCATTTTGTGTTGATGAAGAGTCCATTGAAAAACTTCCTTTTCAAAAAATAGAATTCATACGTAATAACTCATCATAGAATTTAAATATGGATAGTGACTTATAAAAGAACGGAGGTCTCTTTCGTCAAGGTGGTTGTTTCCTGTTTGTATTGTGTTCTATCGTATTCTTTATTGTATGGGGTATTCCTTAGAAAGATGCGAGAATTGAAGGTTGAGAATATTATCCTACAGAAGACTCAAAGAGTAGTTTTGTCAACTTTTTTCAAGAAACTTCCTGAACATCTCCGGAGTATGAGAGAGGCCTCTTTTATGTCACCAAATTGATGGGAAAAATGTAGCTATAGAATGAGTTCATTGAAAGCAGGAAAGATTGTCATTGGCTGCGGG from Desulfovibrio inopinatus DSM 10711 harbors:
- a CDS encoding sensor domain-containing diguanylate cyclase encodes the protein MDSSSTQNAPHRLSRQILSKVLLFGMVIVSIATIICYYQVFNQSKNNRLTYLRQYMEERSQQENQIFNAARKHLDFFREEFLNIYLSDISFTEEDFGKLYFVDKDGATRMKRSFFDEKFDTVFGRQWGLSSFIGNNQRVDSEDFQRRILISYILVNRYGPAWRSEGVLHVTFPENAIVTFYPDDPWGLNAKPDLPMNELGTIKATLQSTNPERKSIWTGLYYDETAEQWTITYEVPVDYNGRHLINPSMDVLLKSIMNRLDANPPEGAYNFIVSDDGFLIAHPGALNNELKLKGQLSLDKINNQDIIRMYKLIHDNNTTSQSEVTIIDDTIGKSYLLTSFLPGPDWWLTMVYPKELIEEEAHHTSYIVLALGFSLFVLYYIAVYYVISKHVHNPLQRLQNAVSHVAHGEYKEVNQNPVLLPLEEKNEIGQLANAFLNMSREIYEVNSNLQTIVENRTKELENANSKLRDLSLLDGLTGIHNRRSFDRDLAKVFTQARHGAESFSLLLADVDSFKAYNDIYGHTAGDDVLRTISEVIGKNIRENDRVYRYGGEELAVIFNNSSIESVRTTGARIIAAIERLDIPHTGSNHGVVTLSAGIVDYTSSFENSTAMVRAADDCLYIAKSQGKNCLRTREDQNDEKTPPSPTTEDR